A genome region from candidate division KSB1 bacterium includes the following:
- a CDS encoding GntR family transcriptional regulator, which produces MQQIINIDHSSKVPKYEQLVNSIRNAISQGILHQGDLLPSINSIADNYPIARDTVCKSFQMLKNLGIISSVPGKGYFISQTQFANKHHIFLLFDNFLSYKEALFNSFKARVGENATIDLYFHHSNDKLFKSLVKEALNHYTEYVIMPIPDEQHFQWLRRIVNNHKVYILDVGYNLFGDYFPSVCQNFERQWYEALLSVKDRIDKYNCLILVFWRAPQYNAVNDQDMVRGFKRFCEEKGVAFRIIERKQDVRIEKGCCYLIANNEDLVSAVHYANQHHLKIGRDIGMISHNDEPLKQIAASTGIATITTDFSRMGEQMADMILQNERKHIENASSMILRNSI; this is translated from the coding sequence ATGCAACAAATCATTAATATAGATCATTCATCCAAAGTGCCCAAGTATGAGCAGTTGGTGAATTCGATTCGAAATGCAATTAGCCAGGGAATCTTGCATCAGGGAGATTTGCTACCCAGTATCAATTCTATTGCAGATAATTATCCCATCGCCCGGGACACGGTCTGCAAATCTTTTCAGATGCTTAAAAATCTGGGCATTATTTCCTCCGTACCCGGCAAGGGCTATTTTATATCACAAACCCAGTTTGCCAACAAACATCATATCTTTCTGTTGTTTGATAATTTTTTATCCTATAAAGAAGCTTTGTTCAATTCCTTCAAAGCCCGAGTCGGAGAAAATGCCACAATCGATCTTTATTTCCATCATTCCAATGATAAGCTTTTTAAAAGTCTGGTCAAGGAAGCTTTGAATCATTATACCGAATATGTGATCATGCCCATTCCGGATGAACAGCATTTCCAGTGGCTGCGGCGCATTGTCAACAATCACAAAGTTTATATTCTGGATGTGGGGTATAATCTGTTTGGAGACTATTTTCCGTCTGTCTGTCAGAATTTTGAGCGTCAGTGGTATGAGGCCTTGTTGTCGGTTAAAGACCGTATTGACAAATACAACTGTTTGATATTGGTGTTCTGGCGTGCGCCGCAATACAATGCTGTGAACGATCAAGATATGGTCAGAGGATTCAAACGATTTTGTGAAGAAAAAGGTGTGGCTTTTCGAATTATCGAACGCAAGCAGGATGTCCGCATTGAAAAGGGCTGCTGCTATTTGATCGCGAACAACGAGGATTTGGTGTCAGCCGTCCATTATGCGAATCAGCACCATTTAAAGATCGGCCGGGATATCGGAATGATCTCTCATAATGATGAGCCGCTGAAGCAGATTGCCGCCAGCACCGGTATTGCTACGATTACGACTGATTTTTCCCGAATGGGGGAACAGATGGCTGATATGATTTTGCAGAATGAGAGAAAACATATAGAAAATGCGAGTTCCATGATTCTCAGGAATTCGATTTAG
- a CDS encoding alpha-galactosidase: MNRRYFLKSALLGSAVLSSQSGLLFADNFADHETTAEPPEFRIHRDGTFDIRIKDTGFYHCYPGLERRRVSPLRVTVLSDGPVQRIVYDMAEGQIVLELHTRGTDRFFKQGMGFAGPSGIFDLPIPKSRIEQARLKSDVWSYDSYLVSGVLSPDDHTLILAAMDQDNFLHKSVFYNKQSRFGLIDRHLNENRICFDTGFYLEGVTPVQDERVLPNLVFRSGKPAYTVFRGMARRLEHHHIRLNQSPKYYYCSWYEFEKEFSREKLDELLRGLKNMQNVPLQAVQIDDGYCHYGDWLGSNEKWPQGMQSAFQAIRQAGYAAGIWVAPFMVSSRSRLYEYVSGKPGGSVFEQCTLAE, from the coding sequence ATGAATAGACGCTATTTTTTAAAATCAGCTTTGCTGGGTTCCGCTGTTTTGAGTTCACAATCGGGACTGCTGTTTGCGGATAATTTTGCAGACCATGAAACAACCGCGGAACCGCCGGAGTTTCGTATTCACAGGGACGGTACATTTGATATCCGGATAAAAGATACGGGATTTTATCACTGTTATCCGGGACTGGAACGTCGACGCGTCTCGCCGTTGCGTGTTACCGTGCTGTCTGACGGCCCGGTTCAGCGTATTGTGTATGACATGGCAGAGGGGCAGATTGTGCTCGAATTACACACCCGCGGCACGGACCGGTTTTTCAAACAGGGAATGGGTTTTGCGGGGCCGAGCGGGATTTTTGATCTGCCGATACCCAAAAGTCGTATTGAACAGGCGCGATTAAAATCGGATGTGTGGAGTTATGACAGTTATCTGGTTTCCGGTGTGCTTTCGCCGGATGATCACACATTGATTCTGGCGGCGATGGACCAGGATAATTTTCTGCACAAGAGTGTGTTTTACAACAAACAATCCCGATTCGGACTCATTGACCGGCATCTGAATGAGAACCGGATTTGTTTTGATACCGGCTTTTATCTGGAAGGAGTGACGCCTGTTCAGGATGAACGTGTGCTGCCAAATCTGGTGTTTCGCAGCGGTAAACCCGCTTATACGGTGTTTCGCGGCATGGCGCGACGACTTGAGCATCACCATATCCGATTGAACCAATCCCCGAAATATTATTACTGCTCCTGGTACGAATTTGAAAAGGAGTTCAGTCGGGAAAAACTGGATGAGCTGCTGCGGGGTTTAAAAAACATGCAAAACGTGCCCCTGCAGGCCGTGCAAATTGATGACGGATACTGTCATTACGGCGACTGGCTGGGGAGCAATGAAAAATGGCCGCAGGGGATGCAGTCCGCGTTTCAGGCGATCCGGCAAGCGGGGTATGCCGCGGGCATCTGGGTGGCGCCGTTCATGGTCAGCAGCCGCAGCCGATTGTATGAATATGTTTCGGGAAAGCCAGGCGGATCAGTATTTGAACAATGTACTCTGGCAGAATGA
- a CDS encoding carboxypeptidase-like regulatory domain-containing protein, with protein MRMNVRILLIGWVLLFAVQLVIAAPSGRIRGKIVDAENGQALPGANVYLQDTNIGAATDIQGQYVIPNVPPGTYTLVVNYIGYAAKQVDVQVRPNETLTRDVQLDYTVLTGEDVVITAQARGQTEAINQQVSARTVKNIVSATKIQELPEANAAEAVGRLPGVSLERSGGEGTKVMIRGMGAKYTKVQIDGVDMTATGEGDRSSDLSMISPYMLAGIELTKSVMADQEATATGGIVNFRIRKAPDEPSFNVIAQGGYNGLRDTYNDYKVSVGGSNRFYANMLGVYAQVDYEKKNAGSQQMGGVGFSQENQDAPVRTNSMQLMDIFRNVQRLGGTMVLDLALPSTEIKSTNFYSRKRTEATSYINNYNFTEQIFGINYTDTPKRWLTVLTNSLQIDHQVRNWEISALLSHSFSENALPAQIGSSNNNSPQNPFPTDRKSNFNVNLDPETIPYLLDVSMDEAVNFMHLGGIEHEESETKERDLTGQTHFTYNLSLSNQINMQLSFGGKYRHKAKEYDRTVLNASNDGGDQSYRDLVYDNFEDEFSPRTLKAWDADNMRILLTDFLDPDYEGGDFLDGKYNFGNIFDKQDFRRIHELVMDQYDPVAAVSDAYAFPHQNFIESNFEDYHGTEDYHAFYLMPEINVTKFTFVPGVRFESNRTEYTGYRGNRLGVLRDWRATPIDTVTKVRTNEFVLPMIQAVYRPTNWLNFKAGYTHTLQRPNYNNIMPGWVIQSQGQIWNLSNFRLKPELSRNVDLQMSIYSDKIGLFTVGAFHKRITDMIFWTGQTVIQDTSFFELPSLMHRQRAAYATNNPNDAINYGYEVEWQSNFWYLPGLLNGLVMNVNYTRNESEAEYLRSVVKTQIDPITYRSTLISEDTTYTSPMINQPDHLLNLTVGYDYKGFSIRWAMRYKSRIFTTNSWYEKLRGYSTDFYRFDVMVRQQLPVDGLEFFMNINNLTGEREHNVINHMNFTSYLEDYGRSGNIGFRYRL; from the coding sequence ATGAGAATGAATGTACGCATTTTGCTGATTGGATGGGTGCTGCTGTTTGCCGTTCAGCTGGTCATTGCAGCGCCATCCGGCAGGATCCGCGGCAAGATTGTCGACGCGGAAAACGGTCAGGCGCTGCCCGGCGCCAATGTTTATTTACAGGATACAAATATTGGCGCGGCCACGGATATTCAGGGACAGTATGTGATCCCCAATGTTCCGCCGGGAACTTATACCCTGGTGGTCAATTATATCGGTTACGCAGCCAAACAGGTTGACGTTCAGGTCAGACCGAACGAAACACTGACCCGGGATGTTCAGCTGGACTATACGGTGCTCACCGGTGAAGATGTGGTGATCACGGCCCAGGCGCGCGGTCAGACCGAGGCGATCAACCAGCAGGTGTCGGCGCGCACGGTGAAGAATATCGTTTCCGCCACCAAGATTCAAGAGTTACCGGAAGCGAACGCAGCGGAAGCGGTGGGGCGTCTTCCCGGTGTGTCTCTGGAGAGAAGCGGCGGTGAAGGCACCAAGGTGATGATCCGCGGCATGGGCGCCAAGTACACCAAGGTACAGATTGACGGCGTAGATATGACGGCGACCGGTGAAGGAGACCGAAGCAGTGATTTGAGTATGATCTCTCCGTATATGCTGGCAGGGATCGAGTTGACCAAATCGGTGATGGCGGATCAGGAAGCCACAGCGACCGGCGGTATAGTGAACTTTCGCATCCGCAAAGCGCCTGACGAGCCGTCGTTTAACGTGATTGCGCAAGGCGGGTACAATGGTTTGCGCGACACCTATAATGATTACAAAGTGTCCGTCGGCGGCAGCAACCGTTTTTACGCCAATATGCTGGGTGTTTACGCGCAGGTGGATTATGAGAAGAAAAATGCCGGTTCACAGCAAATGGGCGGAGTCGGGTTTTCCCAGGAGAATCAGGATGCGCCGGTGCGCACCAACAGCATGCAGCTGATGGATATTTTCAGGAATGTCCAGCGGCTGGGTGGTACTATGGTTCTGGACTTGGCTTTGCCCTCCACCGAGATCAAATCGACAAACTTTTACAGCCGCAAACGTACCGAAGCCACGAGTTATATCAACAATTACAATTTTACGGAACAGATATTCGGAATCAATTATACGGATACGCCGAAACGCTGGTTAACCGTGTTGACGAATTCACTGCAGATTGACCATCAGGTGAGAAACTGGGAGATCAGCGCGTTGTTGAGTCATTCTTTTTCCGAGAATGCTCTGCCGGCGCAAATTGGTTCGAGCAACAACAATTCTCCGCAGAATCCGTTCCCGACGGACCGCAAGTCGAATTTCAATGTCAATCTGGATCCCGAGACGATTCCTTATCTGCTCGATGTGTCCATGGATGAAGCGGTGAATTTCATGCATCTGGGCGGTATTGAGCATGAGGAAAGCGAGACCAAAGAGCGGGATTTGACCGGTCAGACTCATTTTACCTATAATCTGAGTCTTTCGAATCAGATCAACATGCAATTGAGTTTTGGCGGCAAATACCGGCATAAAGCAAAAGAATACGACCGCACGGTACTGAATGCGAGTAATGATGGAGGAGATCAAAGTTACCGGGATTTGGTTTATGATAATTTCGAGGATGAATTCAGTCCACGCACGTTAAAGGCCTGGGACGCGGACAATATGCGCATTTTGCTGACCGATTTTCTGGACCCGGATTATGAGGGCGGTGACTTTTTGGACGGCAAATATAATTTTGGTAATATATTTGACAAGCAGGATTTCCGCCGGATTCATGAACTGGTCATGGATCAGTACGATCCTGTGGCCGCCGTCTCGGATGCTTATGCGTTTCCGCATCAAAATTTTATAGAGTCCAATTTTGAAGATTATCACGGAACTGAGGATTATCATGCGTTTTATCTAATGCCGGAGATCAATGTGACAAAGTTTACGTTTGTCCCCGGTGTTCGTTTCGAGTCCAACCGCACGGAATATACCGGGTATCGGGGCAATCGCCTGGGTGTGCTGCGGGACTGGAGAGCGACCCCGATTGATACAGTGACCAAGGTGCGCACCAATGAATTTGTGCTGCCCATGATCCAGGCGGTCTATCGCCCGACGAACTGGCTGAATTTCAAGGCGGGCTATACACACACCCTGCAGCGGCCGAATTACAACAATATCATGCCAGGCTGGGTCATTCAGTCTCAGGGACAGATCTGGAATTTGAGCAATTTCAGGCTGAAACCGGAGTTGTCCCGAAATGTGGACCTTCAAATGTCCATCTATTCCGACAAGATCGGTTTATTTACGGTGGGCGCGTTTCACAAGCGCATCACGGATATGATTTTCTGGACCGGGCAGACGGTGATTCAGGATACGTCCTTTTTTGAACTGCCGTCACTCATGCACCGTCAGCGGGCGGCGTACGCCACCAACAATCCGAATGACGCGATCAATTACGGGTATGAAGTGGAATGGCAGTCGAATTTCTGGTATTTGCCGGGACTCTTGAACGGTCTGGTGATGAATGTGAACTATACGCGCAACGAGTCAGAGGCGGAGTACCTGAGATCGGTTGTCAAGACTCAGATTGATCCGATCACTTATCGGTCGACCCTGATCAGTGAGGACACCACGTATACAAGTCCGATGATTAATCAGCCGGATCATTTGTTGAACCTGACCGTGGGTTATGATTACAAGGGTTTTTCGATCCGCTGGGCGATGCGCTATAAATCGCGGATTTTCACGACCAACAGCTGGTATGAAAAGCTGCGTGGCTATTCGACGGACTTTTACCGGTTTGATGTGATGGTCAGGCAGCAATTGCCGGTGGACGGACTGGAGTTTTTCATGAATATCAACAACCTGACCGGCGAACGTGAACACAATGTGATCAATCATATGAATTTCACCAGTTATCTGGAAGACTATGGCCGAAGCGGTAATATTGGCTTCCGCTACAGACTGTAA
- a CDS encoding glycoside hydrolase family 2 protein, which yields MFQDILISPIVTPDSLEIYLVSDKQVPVKGKLTLELLDFSGSRLNRKVVELDIPENASEQVFRSGTDQLLSSFDKSKVFVKACFTSNSGARVVRPIYFVPEKELSLEDPGIKFKLESKGTDEYKLVLAVSSLARDVYVRADSQSIQLDDNFIDIIPGESRPLIVTSKKSPDQIRESLVIRSLYDTYNE from the coding sequence ATGTTTCAGGATATATTGATCAGTCCGATTGTGACGCCGGACAGCCTTGAAATTTATCTGGTGTCTGACAAACAGGTCCCGGTCAAGGGAAAGTTGACACTCGAATTACTGGATTTTAGCGGCAGCCGGCTAAATAGAAAAGTGGTGGAACTTGATATTCCTGAAAATGCCAGTGAACAGGTCTTTCGCTCCGGCACTGATCAGTTGTTGTCCTCTTTTGACAAAAGCAAAGTGTTTGTAAAAGCATGTTTTACGTCTAATTCTGGCGCTCGGGTTGTTCGTCCGATTTATTTTGTACCGGAAAAAGAGCTGTCTTTAGAGGATCCCGGGATTAAATTTAAACTCGAATCAAAGGGTACGGATGAATACAAACTCGTATTGGCAGTCTCCAGCCTTGCCAGGGATGTGTATGTGCGTGCAGACAGTCAGTCTATTCAACTGGACGACAACTTTATCGATATTATTCCGGGTGAATCCAGACCATTAATAGTCACATCTAAAAAATCACCGGATCAAATTCGGGAGAGTCTGGTAATCCGTTCGCTTTATGACACCTATAACGAATAA
- a CDS encoding T9SS type A sorting domain-containing protein, whose translation MKKRMLMLATAAILVVFCTGLFAQTTSVGDTLIVGPLNSEGQPLGALNEAIHGDTTETGERVHKVYKLQPNAQYILTEVIQADFPLVIVADEPDDENRPPIVRCGLKEDGSAVDNWWHLFDDATFKNLWMSGVNLDGTGPIAWIAQTAHATQKTITFDGCIVEFPYTWWATFWDPGGPNNYIIKDCLFKNIGNPTGTTWNGAVFTDDGHDTVIVHNTTFYKFGCFAVKGAFYTEIDHCSFINSVVHPIDNHRHVNRKYTNNLFVNVHAFSDDEDEIKRHFDQEVKGIMNYAEIQWDPQELDSLWGPGGVYGKTYDPDGDGTLIPEEMNWQLKNNAWWYTQPIEDYWAAWDNVTANPWMNNYNQAMFESSDEEGTWTWSVMTYERDTNDVIIDSSEVTVEHEPFLYFNEENTWNVDPGVTNMNGTDELLATNSDNIRKEWAGEEVEPVKWHGVDNYLDFTWPVTFDLSYSNATLQTAGTDGLPLGDLNWWPEIYVDVEDKTVVSDFKLGANYPNPFNPTTTIDYQINQPGQVKLNVYNVLGEKVKTLVNENKIAGTYQVTWEGTNDMNVKVATGVYFYKLEMGDQVQIQKMMLVK comes from the coding sequence ATGAAGAAAAGAATGCTAATGTTGGCGACTGCTGCAATACTCGTTGTATTCTGCACGGGTCTGTTTGCTCAAACCACTTCAGTCGGCGACACCCTGATAGTGGGTCCGTTGAACTCTGAAGGTCAGCCGTTGGGCGCTTTGAATGAAGCCATTCACGGTGACACCACTGAAACCGGTGAACGCGTGCACAAGGTCTATAAATTACAGCCTAATGCACAATATATTCTCACAGAAGTGATCCAGGCGGATTTCCCGCTGGTGATTGTCGCTGATGAGCCGGATGATGAAAACAGACCTCCGATCGTTCGTTGTGGTTTAAAGGAAGACGGAAGCGCTGTGGATAACTGGTGGCATCTTTTTGATGATGCAACATTCAAGAATCTCTGGATGAGCGGCGTGAATCTGGATGGAACCGGCCCGATTGCCTGGATTGCTCAGACTGCGCATGCAACCCAAAAAACAATCACTTTTGACGGCTGTATTGTAGAGTTTCCGTATACCTGGTGGGCCACATTCTGGGATCCAGGCGGCCCCAATAATTACATTATCAAAGACTGTCTGTTCAAAAATATCGGTAATCCCACGGGAACGACTTGGAATGGCGCTGTGTTCACCGATGACGGTCATGATACTGTAATAGTACACAACACAACTTTTTACAAATTTGGTTGTTTTGCTGTTAAAGGCGCATTTTATACCGAAATCGATCATTGTAGCTTCATCAACTCTGTGGTTCATCCCATTGACAATCACAGACATGTGAACAGGAAATACACCAACAACCTGTTTGTCAATGTGCACGCATTTAGTGATGATGAAGACGAAATCAAACGTCATTTTGACCAGGAAGTCAAAGGTATCATGAATTATGCCGAAATTCAATGGGATCCGCAGGAACTGGACTCTCTGTGGGGCCCCGGCGGTGTTTACGGTAAAACCTACGATCCCGATGGCGACGGCACGTTGATTCCCGAGGAAATGAACTGGCAGCTGAAAAACAATGCCTGGTGGTACACTCAGCCCATCGAAGACTATTGGGCAGCATGGGATAATGTGACTGCCAATCCCTGGATGAACAACTATAACCAGGCCATGTTCGAAAGCAGCGATGAAGAAGGCACCTGGACCTGGAGCGTGATGACTTATGAACGCGACACAAACGATGTCATTATTGACTCTTCTGAAGTTACTGTTGAACATGAACCGTTCCTGTATTTCAATGAAGAAAACACCTGGAACGTAGATCCCGGTGTCACCAACATGAACGGTACTGATGAACTGCTTGCTACAAATTCTGACAATATCAGAAAAGAATGGGCCGGCGAAGAAGTTGAACCCGTCAAATGGCACGGTGTTGACAATTATCTCGACTTTACCTGGCCTGTTACATTCGATCTGTCTTACAGCAACGCCACCCTGCAGACTGCCGGTACAGACGGTTTGCCTCTGGGTGACTTGAACTGGTGGCCGGAGATTTACGTTGATGTGGAGGATAAAACGGTGGTGTCCGATTTTAAACTCGGCGCCAACTATCCGAATCCGTTCAACCCGACCACAACAATTGATTACCAGATTAACCAGCCAGGACAGGTAAAACTGAATGTTTACAATGTCCTGGGTGAAAAAGTCAAAACTCTGGTCAATGAGAACAAGATTGCCGGTACTTACCAGGTTACCTGGGAAGGCACCAATGACATGAATGTCAAAGTGGCAACCGGTGTTTATTTCTACAAACTGGAAATGGGTGACCAGGTACAAATTCAAAAGATGATGCTGGTGAAATAA
- a CDS encoding carboxypeptidase-like regulatory domain-containing protein codes for MVFPAPSGRIRGKIVDAENGQALPGANVYLQDTNIGAATDIQGQYVIPNVPPGTYTLVVNYIGYAAKQVDVQVRPNETVSRDVQLDYTVLTGEDVVITAQARGQTEAINQQVSARTVKNIVSATKIQELPEANAAEAVGRLPGVSLERSGGEGTKVMIRGMGAKYTKVQIDGVDMTATGEGDRSSDLSMISPYMLAGIELTKSVMADQEATATGGIVNFRIRKAPEEPSFNVIAQGGYNGLRDTYNDYKVSVGGSNRFYANMLGVYAQVDYEKKNAGSQQMGGVGFSQENQDAPVRTNSMQLMDIFRNVQRLGGTMVLDLTLPSTEIKSTNFYSRKRTEATNYINNYNFTEQIFGINYTDTPKRWLTVLTNSLQIDHQVRNWEISALLSHSFSENALPAQIGSSNNNSPQNPFPTDRKSNFNVNLDPETIPYLLDVSMDEAVNFMHLGGIEHEESETKERDLTGQLDFTYNLSLSNQINMQLSFGGKYRHKSKEYDRLVLNEDNGGGSQEFRNLIYNDFEDEFSQRTLDAWDADNMRILLTDFLDPDYEGGDFLDGKYDFGNIFDKQDFRRIHELVMDQYDPVAAVSDMYAFPHQNFIESNFEDYHGTEDYHAFYLMPEINVTKFTFVPGVRFESNRTEYTGYRGNRLGVLRDWRATPIDTVTKVRTNEFVLPMIQAVYRPTNWLNFKAGYTHTLQRPNYNNIMPGWVIQSQGQIWNLSNFRLKPELSRNVDLQMSIYSDKIGLFTVGAFHKRITDMIFWTGQTVIQDTSFFELPSLMHRQRAAYAINNPNDAINYGYEVEWQSNFWYLPGLLNGLVMNVNYTRNESEAEYLRSVVKTQIDPITYRSTLISEDTTYTSPMINQPDHLLNLTVGYDYKGFSIRWAMRYKSRIFTTNSWYEKLRGYSTDFYRFDVMVRQQLPVDGLEFFMNINNLTGEREHNVINHMNFTSYLEDYGRSGNIGFRYRL; via the coding sequence GTGGTATTTCCAGCGCCATCCGGCAGGATCCGCGGCAAGATTGTGGACGCGGAAAACGGTCAGGCGCTGCCCGGCGCCAATGTTTATTTACAGGATACAAATATTGGCGCGGCCACGGATATTCAGGGACAGTATGTGATTCCCAATGTTCCGCCGGGAACTTATACCCTGGTGGTCAATTATATCGGTTACGCAGCCAAACAGGTTGATGTTCAGGTCAGACCGAACGAAACAGTGAGCCGTGATGTTCAGCTGGACTATACGGTGCTCACCGGTGAAGATGTTGTGATCACGGCCCAGGCGCGCGGTCAAACCGAGGCCATCAACCAGCAGGTGTCGGCGCGCACGGTGAAGAATATCGTTTCCGCCACCAAGATTCAAGAGTTACCGGAAGCGAACGCAGCGGAAGCGGTGGGGCGTCTTCCCGGTGTGTCTCTGGAGAGAAGCGGCGGTGAAGGCACCAAGGTGATGATCCGCGGCATGGGCGCCAAGTACACCAAGGTACAGATTGACGGCGTAGATATGACGGCGACCGGTGAAGGAGACCGAAGCAGTGATTTGAGTATGATCTCTCCGTATATGCTGGCAGGGATCGAGTTGACCAAATCGGTGATGGCGGATCAGGAAGCCACAGCGACCGGCGGTATTGTCAATTTTCGCATCCGCAAAGCGCCCGAAGAGCCATCGTTTAACGTGATTGCGCAAGGCGGGTACAATGGTTTGCGCGACACCTATAATGATTACAAAGTGTCCGTCGGCGGCAGTAACCGTTTTTACGCCAATATGCTGGGTGTTTACGCGCAGGTGGATTATGAGAAGAAAAATGCCGGTTCACAGCAAATGGGCGGAGTCGGGTTTTCCCAGGAGAATCAGGATGCGCCGGTGCGCACCAACAGCATGCAGCTGATGGATATTTTCAGGAATGTCCAGCGGCTGGGTGGTACTATGGTTCTGGACTTGACTTTGCCGTCGACCGAGATCAAGTCGACAAACTTTTATAGCCGCAAACGTACCGAAGCCACGAATTATATCAACAATTACAATTTTACGGAACAGATATTCGGAATCAATTATACGGATACGCCGAAACGCTGGTTAACCGTGCTGACGAATTCACTGCAGATTGACCATCAGGTGAGAAACTGGGAGATCAGCGCGTTGTTGAGTCATTCTTTTTCCGAGAATGCTCTGCCGGCGCAAATTGGTTCGAGCAACAACAATTCTCCGCAGAATCCGTTCCCGACGGACCGCAAGTCGAATTTCAATGTCAATCTGGATCCCGAGACGATTCCTTATCTGCTCGATGTGTCTATGGATGAAGCGGTGAATTTCATGCATCTGGGCGGTATTGAGCATGAAGAGAGCGAGACCAAAGAGCGGGATTTGACCGGTCAGCTCGATTTTACCTATAATCTGAGTCTTTCGAATCAGATCAACATGCAATTGAGTTTTGGCGGCAAATACCGGCATAAAAGCAAGGAATATGACCGACTGGTGCTGAATGAGGACAATGGCGGTGGATCACAGGAATTCCGGAATTTGATTTATAATGACTTTGAGGATGAATTTAGTCAACGAACGCTGGATGCCTGGGACGCGGACAATATGCGCATTTTGCTGACCGATTTTCTGGACCCGGATTATGAGGGCGGTGACTTTTTGGACGGCAAATATGATTTCGGTAATATATTTGACAAGCAGGATTTCCGCCGGATTCATGAGCTGGTCATGGATCAATATGATCCGGTGGCGGCGGTCTCGGATATGTATGCGTTTCCGCATCAAAATTTTATAGAGTCCAATTTTGAAGATTATCACGGGACTGAGGATTATCATGCGTTTTATCTAATGCCGGAGATCAATGTGACAAAGTTTACGTTTGTCCCCGGTGTTCGTTTCGAGTCCAACCGCACGGAATATACCGGGTATCGGGGCAATCGCCTGGGTGTGCTGCGGGACTGGAGAGCGACCCCGATTGATACAGTCACCAAGGTGCGCACCAATGAATTTGTGCTGCCCATGATCCAGGCGGTCTATCGCCCGACGAATTGGCTGAATTTCAAGGCGGGCTATACACACACCCTGCAGCGGCCGAATTACAACAATATCATGCCAGGCTGGGTCATTCAGTCTCAGGGACAGATCTGGAATTTGAGCAATTTCAGGCTGAAACCGGAGTTGTCCCGAAATGTGGACCTTCAAATGTCCATCTATTCCGACAAGATCGGTTTATTTACGGTGGGCGCGTTTCACAAGCGCATCACGGACATGATTTTCTGGACGGGACAGACGGTGATTCAGGATACGTCCTTTTTTGAACTGCCGTCACTCATGCACCGTCAGCGGGCGGCGTACGCCATCAACAATCCGAATGACGCGATCAATTACGGGTATGAAGTGGAATGGCAGTCGAATTTCTGGTATTTGCCGGGACTCTTGAACGGTCTGGTGATGAATGTGAACTATACGCGCAACGAGTCAGAGGCGGAGTACCTGAGATCGGTTGTCAAGACTCAGATTGATCCGATCACTTATCGGTCGACCCTGATCAGTGAGGACACCACGTATACGAGTCCGATGATTAATCAGCCGGATCATTTGTTGAACCTGACCGTGGGTTATGATTACAAGGGTTTTTCGATCCGCTGGGCGATGCGCTATAAATCGCGGATTTTCACGACCAACAGCTGGTATGAAAAGCTGCGTGGCTATTCGACGGACTTTTACCGGTTTGATGTGATGGTCAGGCAGCAATTGCCGGTGGACGGACTGGAGTTTTTCATGAATATCAACAACCTGACCGGCGAACGTGAACACAATGTGATCAATCATATGAATTTCACCAGTTATCTGGAAGATTATGGCCGAAGCGGTAATATAGGTTTTAGATATCGACTGTAA